Below is a genomic region from Balaenoptera acutorostrata chromosome 9, mBalAcu1.1, whole genome shotgun sequence.
GCTGCCAGCCCTGATCTCAGCCTCTGTCCCCATCCCCTGCCGGCAGCAGGATGGAGaggcccccaccccacctccgcGGTCATTCACAACATTCCAGGGGGGCCCGCCCTCCTGGATGACGCGGCTGTCAGTGTCACGCCCTCCCGCCCTTCGAGTGAGCATGCGCTCACTTTCCAGTGGGCATCAAGCGAAGACAGGGGAGTTGTGCCAGTCAGAATACACTAGAAATCCAGAGAAGGTGCTGTCTGTCTTGATGCTGGCGTAGATGCCAATATAATCACCCACGCCCACCTGTACCCACACCTGGTCTTTGGGCTCCAGCCTCACCATGGCGCCCCCGGAGAGCGAGGCTGGCTTGGGCCACCCCCCGAAGAACTGGAAGAAAGAGGCGATGGACTCTCCATTCTTGACCAGATCGAACTGCAGGCTAGCCCGGTAGACGGTGGCGTGGACGGCGAAGTAGTAGACCCCGGGCACCTGGCAGGTGAACTTGCCGGTGACGGCGTCGTAATGTCCCTGCTCATTCACCAGCACGCGGTCGAAGGGTAGGGGCGCGTCCGACGGCGGGGGCACCCGGCTCTCTGAGCGCTTGGCGCTGAAGGCGGAGCGCGGAGGCACCGAGCACTCGCCTGCTGGCCCGGCCGCCCCCACGGGGCCTGCTTCTCCTCGCGGCCCGGGCTCCCCACGCGGCCCCGGGAGgcctgcgggggtgggggtggggggaaagcgGAGCAGTTAGGGCGCGCCCGCCGCGGGCCTCCAGCATCCTCCCTCAGCCTCCCAGCCGCCCCTTCCCGGCCGGGGCCGCCCTGCGCCCCAGGACCCCCTCCACGCTTCCTGCAGGGCTTGGGGCAGATCTGAGGGTCCCAGGGGTTCTGGCTCCCGCAGCTGAGTCACTCCTCTCCCGGCTCCGGCCGGGTCGGACGGGGACGGGAGCGGCACCCCCTAGCGGCAACCCCGAGCCCCGGGCCCCCGGGAGCAGGAGCGGGGCCGCACTCTTACCCGCCTCCCAGCGGAGGCGCTTCTTACCCGGCCTCCCGCCCTCGCCTTTCTCTCCCGGAGCCCCGGGCGCGCCGTCGCGGCCGTCGCGGCCGTCGCGGCCGGGCAGGCCCTGGCTGCCATGGTGGCCCGGCGTGCCGGGAAGGCCGGGGTGCCCCGGGCACAGGCTGGGGATCTTGTTGTCGTCCAGCGGGGGCGAGCCGGCCGCCAAGCCCAGGAGCAGCAGAGCGAGGAGCGGCCTCATGGCGCTGGCACGCGGAGTCCGGGCGCCGCGGGCCTCTCGTCGTCTGTGGGCTGGGCAGGACAGGAGTCGGGACCCAGAATCCTGGGACCTGCCTCGGTCTCCGCCCCGGCGCAGCCGGCTCggtccccaccccactgccatgTCCCTGAGTGAGGCTGAGTGGCCGCGAGGGGACGAAGAAGGGGGCGTCCCTAGAcccaagaaccccgagagcaccgctcagggggaaggagaggccggccctccccccaccaccacccggGGCCGGCGCCCAGACTTTCCCAcagtcccctcccccatccccatttCCCCGCCCCCCCCTCGCGACCAGACTCACCCCCCTCCCGGCTCCCGGGGCTGCTCGCTCTCTCTGCGGCCTTCTTCGGGGTTCTCGCGACTCCGGACCCTCCAGTTGACCCCTGCTTGCTACCTTCCTTCCCTGCGCTTCTCTCTAGCCAGGCGCCCCCTGCCCTCGGCGTCCCCCTGGTCCCGGTTCGTTCTTTGCCGGCTCTGCTCTGCTCCTCCCAGACTCCAAGAGGAAACCAGTTGTTCGGGGGCCAAGAGCCCGGGCCGGGAAATAGCAGGGAAATAACTCGTGGTGTCGCCCGGCGGCCAGCCAAAGTTTggtggagaaaggagggagagatttGAGGCGGGCACAGAGAGGCAGAACCATGAGAAACAGACGCTCAGGGCATCTACAGCTCCAAGGAGCTGGAAGGAGAGATGGTGCCACGACGGAGATCAAAGACAACACTCTAGTCCAGAAGAAATAGAAGCTGAGAACCGAGGGTGGAAGGTTCTAGAAGCAGTAGACAACTGGATCCCCAGGGCTCAGAATAGGGCCTGCCACATGACTAGGCactggatacatttttttttttctgaataaatgaaaaagtcagAAAGTGGGTGGTAGAGAACCTGAAAAAGCAGATGGAGATGAGGAAGGTAGAAGGTAGGAAATTGGGGTCAGAGGCTTGGGTGGGAAGCAATCTAGATTATCACTGGTACAGTGTGGAGTCAGGCCTGCTGTTTGCAGCAGCTGGGGCAAATGAAAGGATAGGGAAGGATCTGGCAGGGTGGGAGGGTCCCATTAGCCCCGCTGAGgactcctcttcccctccctgggAGGACCCAGAGGGGATGGGCAGAGTCCCATGCTGGCCCCTTTCCTTTgctcccctgcctgcccaccctGATAGGCAAAGGAGGATGGGCAGCAGAGGGCAGGGGCCCGCCTCAGGGTCAGGGCTGGGCACAAGCCTCCAGGCCAGCTGCCTCAGGCAGCCTGTTGCAGTTAAAGGGCCAGGGGGTGCCCAGTAGTGCCAGGCCAGACTGGCACTGGCGCTCTGCCTCCTGGCAGACAGAGCGGCAAGGGGGAAGGACACTGCCTAGTGGGGTGCAGTGGGGCACAAGTAGCCCGCAAAGGAGCCTCCGGAAATTCTGGTAGCAGGGCAGGCTTGTCAGGCTCTGTGGAAGGAGGAGACCAGCCTTCAGGCACCCTGCTCCCCCAgttccctccccttcctggggGTTCCTCCTTATCTCTCCCTGGAGCACCTTGTAACCTCTGAGGacctccaccacctcctcctgGGTGGCCATGCCCACCCAGATGTTAGGGAAGGCCGTGGTGTTGTAGCTCAGACCGATGCACATCTCCACCTGGACAGGCTCACAGGCCAGCtctgcaggggtgggaggggagggtcaCTCTGGGAAatactcactggctgtgtgacccggGACAAGTCACCTAAGCGTTCCCTATGGGTCAGACGGGGAGAATCGAAGGAGATAACACAGAGAGATGCTTTATCCATGTCGAGGATTCCTGTTTTCCTTGAGAGCCTACTCCAAGCATCATTCGCCAGCCCTGGGCATCATGCAGGCACCTCTATGATCTCAGGGAACTAGGGGCACCAACATTGGCAGGGCCAGGGCATCTGGAAGGAGCTCCCCCGCTCTCCCCCCATCTCCGAGGTGGGCCCTGGAGAGGGCCTCTCTGTGTGACAAGGCCGGAGGGGCTCTTGAAGCCTCAACCATCAACTCCCAGATTCCCATTTCCCTCGGGGGTGACACTAAGTACCCTTGCCACCCCTGGGGGAGAATCCCTCCAGTATTTGGTGGAGTGGTCCAGAGTCAGGCTAGTGGGCCCCCCACCCCATCAGGGAAGATAGGGATAGCTGTTATGATGCGTGCCAGTGGGTTTCTAGGGATGGGCACCCAGCCCGCTCAGGCCTGCCAGCCCCGCCTGCGGTGCCCTGGGGCAGGCTCCTCACCGGGGGGTGGGAGCAATGGGCTGCTGCAGTTGTCATCGCTGCTCTCTGCGCAGTCTCTCCACATGCCACACATCCACTGCAGATTCGTA
It encodes:
- the C1QTNF5 gene encoding complement C1q tumor necrosis factor-related protein 5 isoform X1, whose translation is MRPLLALLLLGLAAGSPPLDDNKIPSLCPGHPGLPGTPGHHGSQGLPGRDGRDGRDGAPGAPGEKGEGGRPGKKRLRWEAGLPGPRGEPGPRGEAGPVGAAGPAGECSVPPRSAFSAKRSESRVPPPSDAPLPFDRVLVNEQGHYDAVTGKFTCQVPGVYYFAVHATVYRASLQFDLVKNGESIASFFQFFGGWPKPASLSGGAMVRLEPKDQVWVQVGVGDYIGIYASIKTDSTFSGFLVYSDWHNSPVFA
- the C1QTNF5 gene encoding complement C1q tumor necrosis factor-related protein 5 isoform X2, which gives rise to MRPLLALLLLGLAAGSPPLDDNKIPSLCPGHPGLPGTPGHHGSQGLPGRDGRDGRDGAPGAPGEKGEGGRPGLPGPRGEPGPRGEAGPVGAAGPAGECSVPPRSAFSAKRSESRVPPPSDAPLPFDRVLVNEQGHYDAVTGKFTCQVPGVYYFAVHATVYRASLQFDLVKNGESIASFFQFFGGWPKPASLSGGAMVRLEPKDQVWVQVGVGDYIGIYASIKTDSTFSGFLVYSDWHNSPVFA